The Colletes latitarsis isolate SP2378_abdomen chromosome 1, iyColLati1, whole genome shotgun sequence genome has a segment encoding these proteins:
- the LOC143349689 gene encoding unconventional myosin-IXa isoform X2, translating into MDSCCSGVVQVFVGEWSPEYEALSIKATKQTSSAEIVKCIIERLGLVDASVSNGYELAEVVGNSVGQECKERRLGPTECPVALMLLWPKNAVQQEYYRFYLRKKQPDLWSDSRFPMDPQLLKDYFNRFLYQPRDKEYPDLCQLPDLNEQTLLDNLRARFLAGNIYTYVGSILIALNPFKFYPIYNPKYVKLYQNRRLGPDIPPHIFAIADAAYHCMLKEKRNQCIVISGESGSGKTESTNFLLHHLTALSQKGSHGSGVEQTILSAGPVLEAFGNAKTAHNNNSSRFGKFIQVNYKENGMVHGAVVQKYLLEKSRIVSQGRNERNYHVFYYLLAGANEQEKQVLHLENCDRYNYLNKSGCYGLENIDERHEFSRLKQSMEMVGFTPEKQRRLFAVLSAVLLLGNVEFQPRKSYHHHDEAVGVKNPDVVALISELLRVKQETLLAALTAKRARASGETLVINYRLPEAIAARDAMAKCLYGALFDWIVLQVNHALLSKKDTLRDHQGNSIGVLDIFGFEDFKTCNSFEQLCINYANEQLQHYFNQHVFQYEQREYRKQGIRWTDIGYSDNSGCLNLIEGKPSGLLCLLDDQCNFPGATNETLLQKFNSVHKDNPFYEAPQRREAAFVVRHYAGAVKYQASNMREKNLDLMRPDGVVGVLKNSSLAFVRELVGADPVAVFRWAILRAFFRAHFAFQEAGRVHRHGRADGTKTSVQNRYRTPNENLISHLVTLSSVNLTINRIAKNKSFRPRERGKKGLKNLQTVKTLAGRTQSYGTGPGKARKQPMTVSAQFQQSLHSLMDTLNQANPFFIRCIKSNANKVPNEFDEETVQRQLRYTGMLETVRIRQAGFNVRLTYEEFIQLYRMLLPKGLLSSQSDVRDFLLTLNLNRDNYQLGTTKVFLRESEKIKLDRELHQQIITSITTIQKWFRACLERRKFLRLKNAVVQIQSFWRMIIAQRLAQSLRARIDAAVHIQSAWRAHKQHSWFKKFKMCMITFQAHVRGNNARKAFAELKKRKKLLADKIGEYKETQDHRDLAYDNSKIFSRLRDSEESLTEDHALLDYSTSRKMESQNRLTPARADNVLRDSTIDTNMTYSKRKLAPNTRTLHEPNTILKNIESYSSEEFNERKSSLESLTSLRSYESQVSVNSSESQENSCCKPIPSTRTKRGDNFPVVTVNTNLANASSRHSSVNKRADSSSTGYSDGETDTEIPSAVQSAPPIFNAAPPFPCPRDIKYHQSNINLTHSPNSDIWRRRGDFTSINYSDYLMSGPHKTTLTRSPNVSQYKNIADNIFEQTQHEKPNEASNFNVKLDQNERFVHIESSSGREQRRLSDNSVPSERMENVPASSIRRDQTYGHKETKDFSYLRRQNSEGDTSMKLDAVNDENALKSPLLMGSSPKEKNLRAKEKSEPDVPVRSARRNRPSREFHCRSMGESVSDTGGSETKSLFLGTIKESDLNKSTNVWTRKDGPHETPSRSVTDWPVNKTESASKTQQPGKRMRSNAITTLDLRRRNSDPATKISGLSEDKPGTDTSPNDLKLAPGMNLLEWKGNLFTLAGHRFRKVARFAKDDVCVCCHEKMDAFVTQGYKCVDCKQLYHVKCIQNGGVLKMPCILANTPGRRKNRKPPRTPYDAAKQTVASKFSLTGTSAFSDSTDKIISDAKELALMQDFITKKIYIMEGQEEGRKPSEVDRVFKQALRKFKDDLVITYSVAIQQGVEGNIKYTDLIANFLHVIETVCKQENTREDFPVTMGVNAFRGFMNEFMTLVKTEAPEKQSKSKRKKEKKRKQEEPTRHGNHMFQLTIINIPTVCEVCSSFFMWPIERGLVCQNCKLTCHKKCYMKASSECGKEASLHETNSRNVFGVPLYKLDCGDGKVPLVVDRLITTIEMHGLYTEGIYRKSGVSSKVKELKLKMDEGDLEKVDFENYQVHVLAAVLKSFFRDMPEPLLTFEYYDDFLHAANLTDPRDRISTLFAILKKLPKPNFDLMERLIVHLARVALHEVDNRMSPSALAIVFAPCILRTNRTLPAQDSLQDVGRQTCCVETIVQEKLRVVRATLADINTLESACHTATHRLSSLRSSKIFSPEELNAAASNVAARGNTSDRDRDRGDEEALLVDHIQEIQKEKALLTSTLPSLTRASSDDDLLLSATDLDDGSLDDLLPSSADGLVRKKPIQRQSSADNAFPTIISVDEDMVMV; encoded by the exons ATGGATAGCTGTTGCTCAGGAGTAGTGCAAGTATTTGTGGGTGAATGGAGCCCAGAATATGAAGCACTTTCAATTAAAGCTACGAAACAGACTTCATCGGCTGAAATAGTAAAATGCATCATTGAAAGACTTGGGTTAGTCGATGCTTCTGTTTCGAATGGTTATGAATTAGCAGAAGTGGTAGGAAATTCTGTTGGACAAGAATGTAAAGAAAGAAGACTTGGCCCAACCGAGTGCCCTGTAGCACTTATGTTACTATGGCCAAAAAATGCAGTACAGCAAGAATATTACAG GTTTTACTTGCGAAAGAAGCAACCCGATTTATGGTCAGATAGTAGATTTCCAATGGACCCACAACTCCTGAAGGACTATTTTAATAGATTCCTGTATCAACCGCGCGATAAGGAATATCCAGATTTgtgtcaactcccagacctcaaTGAACAAACTTTGTTGGATAACCTTCGAGCTAGGTTTCTAGCTGGGAACATATATACCTATGTTGGCAGCATATTAATTGCACTCAATCCATTCAAATTTTATCCTATCTATAATCCAAAATATGTAAAACTCTATCAAAATAGAAGATTGGGGCCAGATATACCTCCACACATATTTGCCATAGCTGATGCAGCTTATCATTGTATGcttaaagaaaaaagaaatcagTGTATTGTGATTAGTGGTGAAAGTGGATCGGGTAAAACGGAATCAACAAATTTTCTACTGCATCATTTGACAGCGCTTAGTCAGAAAGGTTCGCACGGTAGCGGTGTTGAACAGACAATACTTAGTGCTGGTCCAGTGTTGGAAGCGTTTGGAAATGCAAAAACGGCACACAACAACAATAGTAGTCGTTTCGGCAAGTTCATACAAGTGAATTACAAAGAAAATGGAATGGTGCATGG GGCCGTCGTACAAAAGTATCTTTtggaaaaatcaagaatagtttcCCAAGGAAGAAATGAAAGAAATTACCATGTATTTTATTATCTCTTGGCTGGAGCAAATGAACAAGAAAAACAAGTTCTACATTTAGAAAATTGTGATcgttataattatttaaataaaagtggCTGTTACGGACTTGAAAATATCGACGAACGACACGAATTTTCAAGACTAAAACAATCTATGGAAATGGTTGGATTTACACCAGAAAAACAAAGGCGCTTGTTTGCAGTTTTGTCAGCCGTTCTTCTACTTG GTAATGTAGAATTTCAACCTAGAAAGTCTTATCATCATCACGATGAAGCAGTAGGAGTGAAAAATCCTGATGTGGTTGCTCTGATATCTGAACTTCTTAGAGTAAAACAAGAGACTCTTTTGGCTGCTCTCACTGCCAAACGTGCGAGAGCTTCTGGAGAAACTTTAGTCATTAACTATAGGCTTCCAGAAGCAATTGCGGCAAGAGATGCCATGGCCAAATGTTTGTATGGAGCATTATTTGATTGGATTGTGCTTCAG gtTAATCATGCTTTACTTTCAAAGAAAGATACGCTTAGAGATCATCAAGGCAATAGTATAGGTGTATTAGATATTTTTGGTTTTGAAGACTTCAAAACGTGCAATAGTTTTGAACAGCTGTGTATAAATTATGCAAACGAACAATTACAACACTATTTTAACCAGCATGTTTTTCAATATGAACAACGAGAGTATCGGAAACAGGGAATTAGATGGACGGACATTGGGTACAGTGACAATTCGGGCTGCTTAAATTTAATAGAAGGAAAACCAAGTGGCCTTCTCTGTCTCTTAGATGATCAGTGCAA TTTTCCAGGTGCAACCAACGAGACGCTGCTACAAAAATTCAATTCGGTACACAAAGACAATCCATTTTACGAAGCACCACAACGACGAGAAGCAGCCTTCGTTGTACGTCATTATGCAGGGGCTGTTAAATATCAAGCTTCTAATATGAGAGAAAAGAACCTGGATTTAATGCGACCAGATGGCGTAGTTGgtgttttgaaaaattcttccCTCGCTTTTGTCCGAGAATTAGTGGGTGCTGATCCAGTTGCAGTATTTAGGTGGGCGATTCTTCGAGCATTTTTTCGAGCTCATTTCGCTTTTCAAGAAGCAGGTCGAGTTCACAGACATGGACGAG CCGACGGTACGAAAACGTCTGTACAAAACAGGTATAGGACACCGAACGAGAATTTGATAAG CCATCTTGTGACGTTGTCGAGCGTCAATCTAACTATTAACCGAATTGC GAAAAACAAATCATTTCGACCAAGAGAACGTGGTAAGAAGGGTTTAAAAAATCTTCAAACTGTAAAAACACTTGCTGGTAGAACACAGAGTTATGGTACGGGACCCGGGAAAGCAAGAAAGCAGCCCATGACAGTGTCAGCGCAATTTCAACAAAGTTTACACAGTCTTATGGATACCTTAAACCAGGCAAATCCTTTCTTCATTAGATGCATTAAAAGCAATGCCAATAAGGTACCAAATGAGTTTGACGAAGAAACTGTACAACGGCAATTACGATACACAGGAATGTTAGAAACAGTTAGAATTAGGCAAGCCGGATTTAACGTTAGATTAACGTACGAAGAATTTATTCAACTGTATAGAATGTTACTACCCAAGGGTTTGTTGAGTTCGCAATCAGACGTTAGAGACTTCTTGTTGACGTTGAATCTTAATAGAGACAACTATCAACTTGGGACGACAAAAGTGTTTCTCAGAGAATCAGAGAAAATCAAATTGGACCGAGAATTGCATCAACAGATCATCACTAGTATTACGACTATACAGAAATGGTTCCGCGCATGTCTGGAGAGAAGGAAGTTCCTTAGATTGAAAAATGCGGTTGTGCAAATACAGTCATTTTGGAGAATGATAATTGCCCAACGGCTGGCACAGTCTTTACGCGCTAGAATTGACGCTGCTGTTCACATCCAGTCTGCCTGGAGAGCTCATAAGCAGCACAGTTGGTTCAAGAAATTCAAGATGTGTATGATTACCTTTCAAGCTCACGTTAGAGGTAATAACGCACGAAAGGCTTTCGCGGAATTGAAGAAACGAAAGAAGTTGCTCGCCGATAAAATTGGGGAATATAAAGAAACTCAAGATCATCGGGATCTTGCGTACGATAACAGCAAGATATTCTCCAGGCTCAGAGATAGCGAAGA ATCCCTCACGGAAGATCATGCGTTGCTGGACTACAGTACGAGTCGTAAAATGGAATCTCAGAATCGACTTACACCTGCAAG AGCGGATAATGTACTTCGGGATAGCACGATCGACACAAACATGACATATTCTAAACGTAAACTTGCTCCAAATACGAGAACCTTGCACGAACCCAACACGATTTTGAAAAATATAGAATCTTATTCGTCCGAAGAATTTAACGAACGTAAAAGCAGTTTAGAAAGCTTGACTAGTTTACGGAGCTACGAATCTCAAGTTAGCGTTAACAGCTCCGAGTCGCAAGAAAATTCTTGCTGCAAACCTATACCGAGCACCAGAACGAAACGTGGCGATAATTTCCCCGTAGTCACGGTAAACACAAACTTAGCAAACGCTTCCAGTCGACATTCGTCCGTTAATAAACGCGCGGACAGTTCGTCGACAGGGTACAGCGACGGAGAAACTGATACAGAAATTCCAAGCGCTGTACAGAGCGCACCTCCCATCTTCAACGCTGCTCCGCCATTCCCGTGCCCACGAGACATTAAATACCATCAGTCTAACATAAATTTGACCCACAGTCCAAATTCCGACATCTGGCGACGTCGGGGAGATTTCACGTCTATTAACTACAGTGATTATTTAATGTCTGGTCCTCACAAAACAACGTTAACTCGCTCCCCAAATGTCTCCCAGTATAAGAATATAGCGGACAATATATTCGAACAAACGCAGCATGAAAAGCCGAACGAAGCATCGAATTTTAACGTGAAACTGGATCAAAACGAACGGTTCGTTCATATAGAGAGTTCTTCGGGTAGGGAACAACGTAGATTGAGCGACAATAGCGTACCTAGCGAGCGAATGGAAAACGTTCCAGCCTCGTCGATTAGACGCGATCAGACTTACGgccacaaagaaacgaaagatttCAGTTACTTAAGAAGACAAAACTCGGAAGGAGATACGTCCATGAAGTTAGACGCCGTGAACGACGAGAACGCTCTGAAGAGTCCTTTGCTGATGGGATCGTCGCCCAAGGAGAAGAATTTAAGAGCAAAGGAAAAATCTGAACCCGATGTGCCTGTCAGGAGCGCAAGACGAAATCGTCCGTCTCGAGAATTTCATTGTAGATCGATGGGCGAGAGCGTATCTGACACGGGCGGCTCAGAAACGAAGAGTCTCTTTCTTGGCACGATCAAGGAGAGCGACTTGAACAAATCCACGAACGTGTGGACCCGCAAAGACGGTCCGCACGAAACTCCTTCGAGGTCCGTCACGGACTGGCCCGTGAACAAAACCGAATCCGCGTCCAAGACCCAGCAACCGGGCAAACGCATGAGATCCAATGCTATAACGACTCTCGACCTGAGGAGAAGGAACTCTGATCCGGCTACTAAAATATCGGGACTCAGCGAGGACAAGCCTGGTACCGACACGAGCCCCAACGATCTGAAACTCGCTCCTGGAATGAACCTGTTGGAATGGAAAGGAAATCTTTTCACGTTGGCCGGTCATCGTTTCAGAAAGGTAGCGAGGTTCGCCAAAGACGACGTGTGCGTTTGCTGCCACGAGAAAATGGACGCATTCGTGACGCAGGGATACAAGTGCGTCGATTGCAAACAACTGTACCACGTGAAGTGCATCCAGAATGGCGGAGTACTTAAGATGCCGTGTATATTGGCGAACACGCCGGGCAGACGAAAGAACAGAAAGCCGCCGCGGACGCCGTACGACGCCGCCAAGCAAACCGTCGCGTCCAAGTTCAGCTTGACCGGCACTTCCGCTTTCTCTGACAGCACGGACAAAATCATATCCGACGCCAAGGAGTTGGCGCTGATGCAGGACTTCATCACCAAGAAGATATACATAATGGAGGGACAAGAGGAGGGCAGGAAACCCAGCGAGGTGGACCGCGTGTTCAAGCAGGCTTTGCGTAAATTCAAAGACGACCTGGTGATCACTTACAGCGTCGCCATTCAACAGGGCGTCGAAGGTAACATCAAGTACACCGATTTGATAGCCAATTTCTTGCACGTGATAGAAACAGTCTGCAAACAAGAGAACACACGCGAGGATTTTCCCGTGACAATGGGAGTGAACGCGTTCAGAGGGTTCATGAACGAATTCATGACGCTAGTCAAAACCGAAGCGCCGGAGAAACAGAGTAAAAGCAAACGCAAGAAGGAGAAGAAACGGAAACAAGAGGAGCCGACACGTCACGGGAATCACATGTTCCAGTTGACTATCATAAACATACCCACGGTCTGCGAGGTGTGCTCGTCGTTCTTTATGTGGCCTATCGAGCGAGGACTCGTTTGTCAGA ATTGCAAGCTAACGTGTCATAAGAAATGCTACATGAAAGCGTCGTCGGAGTGCGGGAAAGAAGCGTCGCTGCACGAAACGAACTCTCGTAATGTCTTCGGTGTCCCGTTGTACAAATTGGACTGCGGCGACGGGAAGGTGCCGTTGGTGGTGGATCGATTGATCACGACCATAGAGATGCACGGTCTCTACACGGAGGGTATATACAGGAAAAGCGGCGTCAGTTCGAAAGTGAAGGAATTGAAACTGAAGATGGACGAGGGCGACTTGGAGAAGGTGGACTTCGAGAATTACCAGGTACACGTACTCGCTGCCGTGTTGAAGAGCTTCTTTCGCGACATGCCCGAGCCTCTGTTGACCTTCGAGTATTACGACGACTTTCTGCACGCTGCCAACCTGACGGACCCACGAGATCGTATCAGCACGCTGTTCGCGATCCTGAAGAAGCTGCCGAAACCGAACTTCGACCTGATGGAACGTCTGATCGTCCATCTGGCCAGGGTGGCGCTTCACGAGGTCGACAATCGAATGTCACCGTCTGCCTTGGCGATAGTCTTCGCGCCGTGCATACTCAGGACGAACAGGACGCTGCCCGCTCAGGATTCCTTGCAGGACGTAGGCAGGCAGACCTGTTGCGTCGAGACGATCGTACAGGAGAAACTGAGGGTCGTGCGGGCAACATTGGCCGACATAAATACTCTCGAGTCCGCCTGCCACACGGCCACTCATCGGCTGTCCAGTTTGCGATCCTCCAAGATCTTCAGCCCGGAGGAATTGAACGCCGCAGCCTCGAACGTGGCCGCCAGAGGCAACACCTCGGATCGCGACAGAGATCGGGGCGACGAGGAGGCGCTTCTCGTCGATCATATACAGGAAATCCAGAAGGAAAAGGCACTGCTAACTTCCACCCTtcccagcctgacgagagcttcCTCGGACGACGACCTACTTCTGTCTGCCACGGACCTGGACGATGGCTCTCTCGATGATCTTCTTCCATCCTCTGCCG ACGGGCTCGTGAGAAAGAAACCGATTCAGAGACAAAGTTCCGCGGACAATGCATTTCCTACGATCATCAGCGTCGACGAGGACATGGTAATGGTATGA